The Candidatus Nitrosocosmicus arcticus genome includes a region encoding these proteins:
- the rpl12p gene encoding 50S ribosomal protein P1, with protein MEYVYAALLLHKLKQDVNEDNVKNVIKSTGVEPDDVRVKSLVAALSEVNIDDALKAAPIAAAPASAPATPAASGSGAAAKEDEKKEEKKEEEALEGLSSLFG; from the coding sequence ATGGAATATGTATATGCTGCTTTATTGTTACATAAATTGAAGCAAGATGTCAATGAAGATAATGTAAAAAATGTAATAAAATCAACTGGTGTTGAACCTGATGATGTTAGAGTTAAATCATTGGTTGCTGCTTTAAGTGAAGTTAATATTGACGATGCTCTAAAGGCTGCTCCAATAGCCGCTGCTCCAGCAAGTGCTCCAGCAACCCCGGCCGCTTCAGGCTCAGGAGCTGCAGCAAAAGAAGACGAGAAGAAAGAAGAGAAAAAAGAAGAAGAAGCACTAGAAGGCTTGTCTTCTCTTTTCGGCTAA
- a CDS encoding Lrp/AsnC family transcriptional regulator produces the protein MKILSELTKDASISIPQLSKKLNINSSVLYSRIKRLLKRELIRKFTVIINESQLGINIKATVGINRDPKLKGPIHDELIKIPEIRSLIEVTGRFDIILSVHARTLEELHKVVIERIGRIEGIQATETFVEMQRTDKEPVYSIQTSSQNFS, from the coding sequence ATGAAAATTTTGTCAGAATTAACAAAAGATGCAAGTATTTCAATCCCCCAACTGAGTAAGAAATTAAACATTAACTCCTCAGTTTTATACAGTAGGATAAAAAGACTTTTGAAACGGGAACTTATTAGAAAATTTACAGTAATAATAAATGAATCACAATTGGGTATTAATATAAAGGCAACAGTCGGCATAAATCGTGATCCAAAATTGAAAGGACCAATTCATGATGAACTTATCAAGATCCCAGAAATAAGGTCACTCATAGAAGTTACAGGCCGTTTCGATATAATATTATCAGTACATGCAAGAACTTTGGAGGAGTTACATAAAGTTGTAATAGAGAGAATCGGTAGAATAGAAGGCATTCAAGCTACAGAAACCTTTGTAGAGATGCAACGAACAGATAAGGAACCGGTTTATTCGATACAGACTAGCAGTCAGAATTTTAGTTGA
- a CDS encoding SecE/sec61-gamma family protein translocase subunit, translated as MLSSIVNTVQRRVIEIFQTLKLAKKTSKDDYFTHLRLVLLAIGAVGGIGFMIKIVGELLFINK; from the coding sequence TTGTTATCATCAATAGTCAATACGGTTCAAAGAAGAGTGATAGAGATATTTCAAACATTGAAGTTGGCAAAAAAAACAAGCAAGGATGACTATTTTACTCATCTCAGATTAGTATTGTTGGCTATAGGCGCTGTAGGTGGGATTGGTTTTATGATAAAGATAGTCGGAGAATTACTATTCATAAATAAGTAG
- a CDS encoding DNA-binding protein produces MSHGKYESGNRKSNEIFIGKKPLMTYVTATLVQLANEPTVVIKARGKSITRAVDVAQIIVKRMNTLGYRVEKVKLGSDVLTGTDDDKPRNVSTIEVSVSRSK; encoded by the coding sequence ATGTCTCATGGCAAATACGAATCGGGGAATAGGAAAAGCAACGAAATTTTTATTGGGAAAAAACCACTAATGACGTATGTGACTGCAACTCTAGTACAACTAGCTAATGAGCCAACTGTCGTTATAAAAGCTAGAGGGAAAAGCATCACAAGGGCAGTAGATGTAGCACAAATAATAGTGAAAAGAATGAATACGTTGGGTTATAGAGTAGAAAAAGTGAAGTTAGGTTCGGATGTTCTAACCGGCACTGATGATGATAAACCTAGAAATGTCTCTACAATAGAGGTATCGGTTTCAAGATCAAAGTAA
- a CDS encoding PsbP-related protein: protein MVLIAFMFHINQLVNKDLFILGFFHESQSQSMLTYTDNKFYFTINYPANWEKSVKINNEIIFIAPKDKDSVSSPAGLVIKVVPTPGKNISADSASKEIISQIQLEHKDFTKEATDTLAVDGKKAVKVVFTATDSKIQNRKAMQIVFSNYENIYILTYKASLDKYNTFENTANDMIKSFKFLPK from the coding sequence ATGGTTCTTATTGCATTTATGTTTCACATAAATCAGTTAGTGAATAAGGATCTTTTTATTCTGGGTTTCTTTCACGAAAGCCAAAGTCAATCAATGCTAACATATACAGATAATAAATTTTATTTCACAATTAACTATCCCGCTAATTGGGAAAAGTCAGTAAAGATTAACAATGAAATAATTTTCATTGCCCCTAAGGATAAAGATTCAGTTAGCAGTCCTGCTGGCCTTGTTATTAAAGTAGTCCCCACTCCAGGAAAGAACATATCGGCCGATTCTGCATCAAAAGAGATTATATCGCAAATTCAATTAGAACACAAAGATTTCACAAAGGAAGCTACTGATACTTTAGCTGTGGACGGGAAGAAGGCCGTGAAAGTAGTTTTTACCGCAACAGACAGCAAAATACAAAATCGCAAGGCAATGCAAATTGTGTTTTCCAATTATGAGAATATTTATATTCTGACATACAAAGCCTCTTTAGATAAATACAATACCTTTGAAAATACGGCAAATGATATGATAAAATCTTTTAAATTCCTGCCAAAATAA
- a CDS encoding biotin--[acetyl-CoA-carboxylase] ligase, with translation MIKILCSDKDKFRFISNLVTSSDDSFIFKHFFYFDSIKSTQDFAYELLKDSDDFYASVIISDFQTGGKGRKGPNWASPIGGIWMSLALETNLKTHELFRILILVTRLLCQSLESHTKLKTMVKWPNDILVNGKKVAGILLDAEVEGDSIKQVIVGIGINSNNDLDSTKLLIKDKNIEVYDYDITTIKYENQNIGISNHDFIHFFLKRINDAFPKLKSSVFAEELTAYYKIKIMESQKHLKYRFSIGGNKFRGEIIKVYNDGSLLVKNLESNHYDDLIKINSAYDLSNL, from the coding sequence ATGATAAAAATTTTGTGTTCTGACAAGGATAAATTCAGGTTCATTTCCAATCTCGTCACTTCGTCAGACGATTCTTTTATTTTTAAGCATTTCTTTTATTTTGATAGTATAAAATCCACCCAAGATTTCGCATATGAATTATTAAAAGATAGTGATGATTTTTATGCGTCAGTAATAATTAGTGATTTCCAGACTGGCGGTAAAGGGAGGAAGGGACCTAATTGGGCATCTCCAATAGGGGGAATTTGGATGTCTTTGGCACTGGAGACTAATCTGAAAACTCATGAATTATTTCGTATATTAATACTGGTTACTAGATTGCTTTGTCAAAGCTTGGAAAGTCATACCAAATTAAAGACGATGGTCAAATGGCCCAATGATATTTTAGTCAACGGGAAGAAGGTTGCAGGTATATTATTGGATGCAGAGGTCGAGGGGGATAGTATAAAACAAGTAATTGTCGGGATTGGCATTAATTCCAACAACGATTTGGATTCTACCAAACTTTTAATCAAAGATAAAAATATCGAGGTTTATGATTATGATATAACAACTATTAAATATGAAAATCAAAATATTGGAATTTCCAATCATGATTTTATACATTTTTTCTTAAAAAGAATTAATGATGCATTTCCAAAGTTAAAGTCAAGTGTATTCGCCGAGGAATTAACTGCCTATTACAAGATTAAGATAATGGAATCACAGAAACATTTGAAATACCGATTTTCGATAGGTGGCAATAAATTTAGAGGAGAAATAATTAAAGTATACAATGATGGCTCATTGTTGGTAAAAAACTTAGAGTCCAACCACTATGATGATTTGATCAAAATTAATTCAGCATATGATCTAAGTAACTTGTGA
- a CDS encoding prenyltransferase, producing MIFKLDIWLRAIRFRFLAASAIAVTCGLALTIWYQPQNFSLTYSVLTYIGIFCLHSSVDLLNDYWDFNRGIDLRTKKTKFSGGTGVLPQGLLKPRHVYFAGMSFLILGLIIGCIFVYFKGFVIAIILLFAALSIVLYSSKLVNLGLGELFVGTKGALIVVGTFYVQTTIISLESILLGSIIGVLSSLVLFINSIPDIVPDRQMGRKTLAIIFEKRSNQFILMFTIGLIVGIYLLTLGFFTTLINSFFSVIPCILLIPYIGLVLYRFKNFLYKFKRNNDDYYINIMANTVLFSRFYGISLIVGIIFAFLYQT from the coding sequence ATGATTTTTAAATTAGATATATGGTTGAGGGCGATAAGGTTCAGATTTCTTGCTGCCTCGGCCATCGCCGTAACTTGTGGGCTTGCACTGACAATATGGTACCAACCCCAAAATTTTAGCTTAACATATTCGGTCTTGACATATATTGGGATTTTTTGCCTTCATTCTAGCGTAGATTTGCTAAACGACTATTGGGATTTTAATAGAGGTATAGACTTAAGAACAAAAAAAACAAAATTTAGTGGGGGAACGGGGGTATTGCCTCAAGGTCTTCTGAAACCCCGCCATGTTTATTTTGCAGGCATGTCATTTCTAATTTTAGGATTGATCATTGGGTGTATTTTTGTTTACTTTAAAGGATTTGTTATAGCTATCATACTATTATTCGCTGCCCTATCAATAGTTCTCTATTCAAGTAAACTGGTTAATTTGGGATTGGGAGAATTATTTGTAGGGACTAAAGGAGCCTTAATAGTGGTTGGGACATTTTATGTTCAAACCACAATTATTAGTTTAGAATCAATTCTACTTGGGAGCATAATTGGTGTGTTATCTTCTTTGGTTTTATTCATAAATTCAATTCCCGACATAGTTCCAGATAGGCAGATGGGACGGAAGACTTTGGCCATTATTTTCGAAAAAAGGAGCAATCAATTCATTCTCATGTTTACCATTGGGTTAATTGTTGGAATTTATCTCTTAACTCTCGGGTTCTTTACAACTTTGATAAATAGTTTTTTTTCAGTTATACCTTGTATTTTGCTTATACCATATATAGGACTAGTACTATACAGATTCAAAAATTTTCTCTACAAATTTAAACGGAATAATGATGACTATTACATAAACATAATGGCTAATACGGTGCTCTTTTCCAGGTTTTATGGGATTTCCCTAATTGTAGGCATTATCTTTGCATTTTTATACCAGACATAG
- a CDS encoding aldo/keto reductase, whose translation MSFHRKFYSGFATPKGTTEYMDFAIKKGANRSHFRNIENLKISSVGMGTYLGNLSAQDDDDLEKSLYYSVKEGGINVIDTSINYRSMLSEKCIGRAINSLIEEEVIERESVFICTKNGYVTNDGDLSKIDIDSYLQLMFLNNDTISRSDLSPSYHIMNPNYISKCIDKSLCNMGINTIDLIYIHNSFESWHNTVDRSTYYEMLSRVFQLYEDFRQKGKINFYGMATWNCFTSKENRKDYLSLKDVVDIANDVGGSRNGFKFVQLPFNMYLNEPWTFRNQPTETANKLTLLEAAQKYGIHVFTSVPLYQGKLLQTELDKSPLDSLPTMSLKLLQFARSTPGIAAPLIGQKKSNHTKENTLISKYPPLNEFEYHTLMNVLSKSDK comes from the coding sequence GTGTCATTTCATAGGAAATTTTACTCGGGTTTTGCAACACCCAAGGGCACAACAGAGTATATGGATTTCGCTATAAAAAAGGGTGCTAATAGATCTCATTTTAGAAATATAGAAAACTTAAAGATTTCATCAGTAGGAATGGGTACCTATCTTGGAAACCTCTCTGCACAGGACGATGATGACCTTGAAAAATCTCTTTATTACAGCGTAAAGGAAGGTGGCATTAATGTAATTGATACATCAATTAATTACCGTTCAATGCTATCTGAGAAATGTATAGGCAGAGCTATAAACAGCTTAATTGAAGAAGAGGTCATTGAAAGAGAAAGTGTATTTATTTGTACTAAAAATGGATATGTAACTAATGACGGGGATTTGAGCAAGATAGATATAGATAGTTATTTACAACTAATGTTTCTCAATAATGATACCATATCTCGTTCTGACTTAAGTCCTTCATATCATATCATGAATCCAAACTATATTTCTAAATGTATCGATAAGTCGTTATGTAATATGGGAATTAATACGATCGATTTGATTTATATTCATAATTCATTCGAAAGTTGGCATAACACTGTAGATAGATCGACATATTATGAAATGTTGTCTCGAGTTTTCCAGTTATATGAGGATTTCAGACAGAAAGGTAAAATTAATTTTTATGGCATGGCAACTTGGAATTGCTTTACCTCAAAAGAAAATAGAAAGGACTACCTATCATTAAAAGATGTTGTTGATATAGCAAACGATGTAGGTGGCAGTAGGAACGGTTTCAAATTTGTGCAATTACCTTTTAATATGTATCTTAATGAACCTTGGACATTTAGAAATCAACCTACTGAAACTGCCAATAAATTAACTCTCTTGGAAGCTGCTCAAAAATACGGAATACATGTTTTCACTAGCGTACCTCTCTACCAGGGCAAACTACTTCAGACAGAACTAGACAAATCGCCCCTAGACAGTCTTCCGACCATGTCACTTAAACTATTACAATTTGCCCGATCGACACCGGGGATTGCCGCCCCCTTAATAGGACAAAAGAAGTCCAATCATACAAAAGAGAACACCTTGATATCTAAATACCCGCCTTTAAACGAATTTGAATATCATACATTGATGAATGTGTTGAGTAAATCTGACAAATGA
- a CDS encoding YHS domain-containing protein, which produces MPVDPVCGIELTEDLATILEYKDKKIYFCCEGCKKIFQKKPKKYSK; this is translated from the coding sequence GTGCCAGTAGACCCTGTATGTGGAATTGAACTAACTGAAGATCTAGCAACGATCCTTGAATATAAAGATAAAAAAATATATTTTTGTTGTGAAGGGTGCAAGAAGATATTCCAAAAAAAGCCAAAAAAGTATTCAAAATAA
- a CDS encoding alcohol dehydrogenase catalytic domain-containing protein, with protein MKAAVLVKNKVELVDLHLPKVGNDEILVRMKACGICGSDLEKVFGKYGMKSSRIGHEPAGEIVKLGANIKDFKKGDRVFVHHHVPCYSCHFCYNDDFTMCEKYQSSNIDPCGLSEFILVPHWNLSKGGLIRLPDNINFNQAALIEPIACCLRSLNKVDLKKADTIVIFGAGPTGLMHMILARLFGASKILLVDVNSFRLDFAKKIDQQVEVINMAKMPEGEFKRKSLIFLGKVGSDVSIISTSNINAFIQSLSITRRGGTISLFGVPPKDTEVKIDLNMIYSKELKILPSYAASEKEIHQTIALMEAKIINFERLITHKFPLRDSNKALMHAHQAKDSMKIIITAE; from the coding sequence ATGAAGGCAGCAGTGCTTGTTAAAAACAAAGTAGAATTGGTGGATTTACATTTACCTAAAGTTGGTAATGATGAAATTCTTGTGCGTATGAAGGCGTGTGGAATTTGTGGCTCTGATTTGGAAAAGGTTTTTGGAAAGTATGGGATGAAATCTTCAAGGATTGGACACGAACCTGCTGGTGAGATTGTTAAATTAGGAGCAAACATCAAGGATTTCAAAAAAGGCGATCGAGTTTTTGTTCACCATCATGTTCCATGTTATTCATGCCATTTTTGTTATAACGATGATTTCACAATGTGTGAAAAATATCAATCGAGTAATATTGACCCATGTGGGCTCTCAGAGTTCATACTTGTACCACATTGGAATCTTTCTAAAGGTGGACTGATTAGACTTCCTGACAATATTAATTTTAACCAGGCGGCGCTAATTGAGCCAATTGCATGTTGCCTGCGGTCCCTAAATAAGGTGGACTTAAAGAAGGCAGATACTATTGTAATATTTGGTGCTGGACCAACGGGTTTGATGCATATGATCTTGGCAAGGCTTTTTGGCGCTTCAAAGATATTACTTGTCGATGTTAATAGTTTTAGGTTAGATTTTGCCAAGAAAATTGATCAACAAGTTGAAGTCATAAATATGGCTAAGATGCCTGAAGGTGAATTCAAAAGGAAATCGCTGATATTCCTTGGAAAAGTTGGGTCAGATGTTTCAATTATTTCCACAAGCAACATTAACGCGTTCATTCAATCCTTAAGTATTACACGCAGGGGGGGGACGATTTCTCTATTTGGTGTACCACCTAAGGATACTGAAGTCAAAATAGATTTGAATATGATTTATTCTAAAGAATTAAAGATCTTACCAAGTTACGCTGCATCTGAAAAGGAAATACATCAAACCATTGCTCTAATGGAAGCCAAGATCATAAATTTCGAACGTTTAATTACTCACAAGTTTCCGTTACGGGATTCTAACAAAGCATTAATGCATGCTCATCAGGCCAAGGACTCGATGAAGATTATCATTACAGCGGAGTAA
- the lsrF gene encoding 3-hydroxy-5-phosphonooxypentane-2,4-dione thiolase, translating to MDWGMKNRLSRIIKPVNSRCVMLAVDHGYFLGPTERLENPTDTIGPLLSYADSLMLTRGVLRTSVIPETNTPIVLRVSGGSSIIGADLSKETIVTSIEEAIRLNASCLALSIFVGSKYEFQTLKNLSKLVNEGEKYGIPVLAVTAVGKEMARDSRYLGLACRIAAELGAHVVKTYHCPEFDKVIEGCPVPVIIAGGKKLAERDALQLTFDAIKDGASGVDMGRNIWQSDNPVAMIKAVRAIVHENSTVKEAYDQYSSMPAMKGVIRKKSRN from the coding sequence ATGGATTGGGGAATGAAAAACAGATTATCACGAATAATAAAGCCCGTTAATAGTCGTTGTGTGATGTTGGCGGTAGACCATGGCTATTTTTTAGGTCCCACCGAGAGACTTGAAAATCCAACGGATACCATTGGTCCATTACTTAGTTATGCAGATTCATTGATGCTTACACGTGGTGTTCTGAGAACATCTGTAATTCCTGAAACTAACACACCAATCGTATTGAGGGTATCAGGTGGTTCCAGCATAATAGGAGCAGACCTTTCCAAAGAGACTATAGTTACCTCTATAGAAGAGGCTATTAGACTAAATGCATCATGTCTAGCATTATCTATATTTGTTGGGAGTAAGTATGAATTTCAAACTCTAAAGAATCTTTCAAAATTGGTTAATGAGGGCGAGAAATATGGGATACCGGTTTTGGCAGTCACAGCAGTCGGTAAAGAAATGGCTAGAGATTCTCGTTATTTAGGTTTAGCATGTCGGATTGCAGCTGAACTTGGGGCCCATGTGGTAAAAACTTATCATTGCCCTGAGTTTGATAAGGTGATTGAAGGGTGTCCGGTACCAGTAATTATTGCAGGCGGGAAAAAGCTGGCAGAGCGGGATGCACTGCAATTGACCTTTGATGCAATCAAAGATGGAGCTTCAGGGGTGGATATGGGTAGAAACATTTGGCAATCGGATAATCCAGTCGCAATGATAAAGGCAGTTAGAGCTATTGTTCATGAAAATTCCACAGTAAAAGAGGCCTATGACCAATATAGCAGCATGCCCGCCATGAAAGGCGTAATTAGAAAAAAATCAAGGAATTAA
- the ilvB gene encoding biosynthetic-type acetolactate synthase large subunit, protein MSEMSGAAALMAALEKEKVEYIFGLPGGANLPIYDALVDSKIRHILVRHEQSAAHMADGYARIKRKAGVCFATSGPGATNLVTGIATAYADSSPIIAVTGQVALPMIGKDAFQETDIIGVTNPCTKYAFQPRIASEIPEMVKKSFYIAESGRPGPVLIDIPKDVQQQVTKMDFPEYIKVRGYNPIVDADLSEINKACEMILKAEKPMIMAGGGVILSGAFSELQTLAELLSIPVVTTFKGKGAFPENHPLALGPIGMHGHAEANKMVQEADCILAIGARFSDRTVGRFDEFGKDINVIHFDVDPAEIGKNKSVNAAVIGDVKSSLRTLIKLIPKNFRTNEEISKLWLSRKREIVNYYEESIKDYSREITAKKALKKLREILPADGIVTTEVGQCQMWASLHFDVISPGTFFSSTGLGTMGFGFPASIGAKAARTDVPVVDIAGDGSFNMTENSLAVSVLEELPVIVFLLNNQMLGMVAQWQRTFYNRRYSGVHQKNCPDYCKLAESYGAQAHRVSSMDELDKALKVAVKSNIATVIDIPIDPDEDVYPFVAPGTGLKDMIIGA, encoded by the coding sequence ATGAGTGAAATGTCTGGTGCCGCAGCCTTAATGGCCGCGTTAGAAAAAGAAAAGGTGGAATACATATTTGGCCTTCCTGGTGGAGCAAATTTGCCTATATACGATGCTTTAGTAGATTCTAAAATTAGACATATTTTGGTCCGGCATGAGCAATCTGCAGCACATATGGCTGATGGCTACGCACGCATCAAGAGGAAGGCAGGAGTGTGTTTCGCAACTTCAGGTCCCGGTGCCACAAATCTTGTTACCGGTATAGCCACAGCATACGCGGATTCATCTCCGATTATAGCAGTGACTGGCCAAGTTGCCCTGCCGATGATCGGCAAAGATGCATTCCAGGAGACGGATATTATTGGTGTTACTAATCCATGTACTAAATACGCTTTTCAGCCAAGAATTGCAAGCGAGATACCTGAAATGGTTAAAAAATCATTTTACATAGCAGAAAGTGGTAGACCGGGTCCAGTATTAATAGACATACCCAAAGACGTACAGCAACAGGTAACGAAGATGGATTTTCCTGAATATATCAAGGTCAGAGGATACAATCCTATAGTTGATGCAGATTTATCAGAGATAAATAAGGCCTGTGAAATGATACTTAAGGCTGAAAAGCCCATGATAATGGCTGGCGGTGGAGTAATTCTTTCTGGTGCCTTCTCCGAATTACAGACTTTAGCAGAGTTACTCTCAATACCCGTGGTAACTACTTTCAAGGGTAAGGGCGCTTTTCCTGAGAATCACCCGTTGGCACTTGGTCCTATAGGTATGCATGGACATGCCGAAGCTAATAAAATGGTACAAGAAGCAGATTGCATACTTGCGATAGGAGCTAGGTTTTCTGACAGGACTGTGGGAAGATTTGATGAATTCGGCAAGGATATTAACGTAATACATTTTGATGTTGATCCGGCTGAAATCGGTAAGAACAAATCCGTGAACGCTGCGGTAATTGGAGATGTTAAATCATCATTAAGGACTCTCATAAAGTTAATCCCAAAGAATTTCAGAACCAACGAAGAAATTTCCAAATTATGGTTAAGTCGGAAAAGGGAAATAGTTAATTATTATGAAGAAAGTATCAAGGATTATTCTCGAGAAATTACTGCCAAGAAAGCTTTAAAGAAGTTACGCGAGATATTGCCTGCAGATGGAATTGTAACCACCGAGGTCGGACAATGTCAAATGTGGGCATCATTGCACTTTGACGTTATTTCTCCTGGGACATTTTTTAGCTCTACTGGTTTAGGGACAATGGGATTTGGATTTCCAGCATCCATCGGAGCGAAAGCAGCGAGGACTGATGTACCCGTAGTAGATATTGCAGGGGATGGATCATTTAATATGACTGAAAATTCACTCGCAGTTTCGGTGTTGGAAGAATTGCCAGTCATTGTGTTCCTACTTAATAATCAAATGTTAGGGATGGTTGCACAGTGGCAGAGAACTTTTTATAATAGGAGGTACAGTGGCGTGCATCAAAAGAATTGTCCTGACTACTGCAAACTGGCAGAATCATATGGTGCCCAAGCACATAGGGTGAGTTCAATGGATGAATTAGACAAGGCGCTTAAGGTTGCCGTTAAATCAAATATAGCTACCGTTATAGACATTCCAATAGATCCGGATGAAGATGTATACCCGTTTGTGGCACCAGGAACTGGGCTTAAAGACATGATTATTGGAGCATGA
- the ilvN gene encoding acetolactate synthase small subunit, producing the protein MQKNKNTIFDEDNENKMYILSVIVENKPGVLFRITNLFRSRNFNIESITVGITEKPDLSRMTITTVSDVKTLEQLVKQLQKLIDIIQINVLNKENAVYRELALIKMNAKDPTTRIEIANFATIYRGNIMDISNETITVEIIGTPDKIDAFKNLVSNYGIIQVARTGVSALPRGAVNDDL; encoded by the coding sequence ATGCAAAAAAATAAGAACACAATTTTTGACGAAGATAATGAAAACAAGATGTATATCCTATCAGTCATAGTCGAAAATAAACCTGGAGTCCTTTTTAGAATCACCAATCTATTTAGGTCCCGGAACTTCAATATCGAAAGCATTACTGTAGGTATCACCGAGAAACCGGACTTATCGAGGATGACTATAACTACGGTATCAGACGTTAAAACGTTAGAGCAATTAGTTAAGCAATTACAAAAGTTGATTGATATTATCCAGATTAATGTCCTAAATAAGGAAAACGCTGTTTACAGAGAATTGGCACTGATCAAGATGAATGCCAAAGATCCCACTACAAGGATAGAAATTGCAAATTTTGCTACTATATACAGGGGTAATATAATGGACATTAGTAACGAAACTATTACTGTAGAAATAATCGGGACTCCAGACAAGATTGATGCATTCAAAAATCTTGTTTCAAATTATGGTATAATCCAGGTGGCAAGAACAGGTGTTTCCGCATTACCCAGGGGAGCTGTAAATGACGACCTCTGA